A genomic stretch from Sulfurihydrogenibium azorense Az-Fu1 includes:
- a CDS encoding YicC/YloC family endoribonuclease, with protein MPYSMTGFTFVKKTFPDYEISVSVKSLNSKGFDLSLKGDKNVVMYLDLDIRKLFQESFERGTFQVVINITYQNLSNVLDVEKLKIILSQIKDLVNNLNLNLTDDKIYDILSYQLNSNNSEELPNQLKEDVLNTVKESISLLKQERKREGDKLILDIESRLKIIKDFTEKIEKEKEVILEKAKERIYQKVKQLLGENYSERAFIEATLLADKIDITEEVIRLKTHLERFYQLIKLDKPIGRKLDFLCQEMHREINTLGNKMPDFSNYTVEMKTQLEKIRQQVQNIE; from the coding sequence ATGCCATACAGTATGACAGGATTTACTTTTGTAAAAAAAACCTTTCCAGACTATGAGATATCTGTAAGTGTAAAATCTTTAAATAGTAAAGGTTTTGATTTGTCTTTAAAAGGGGATAAAAATGTTGTAATGTACTTAGATTTAGATATTAGAAAACTTTTTCAAGAAAGTTTTGAAAGGGGAACTTTTCAAGTTGTTATAAATATAACTTACCAAAATCTATCTAATGTTTTAGATGTAGAAAAATTAAAAATCATTCTATCTCAAATAAAAGACTTAGTAAACAATCTAAACTTAAACCTTACAGACGATAAAATCTATGATATCTTAAGTTATCAACTAAACTCAAACAACTCTGAAGAACTACCAAACCAGCTAAAAGAAGATGTACTAAATACAGTAAAAGAAAGTATCTCACTTTTAAAACAAGAAAGAAAGAGAGAAGGAGATAAGCTAATTTTGGACATAGAAAGTAGATTAAAAATAATAAAAGACTTTACAGAAAAAATAGAAAAAGAAAAGGAAGTTATCTTAGAAAAGGCAAAAGAAAGAATATACCAAAAAGTAAAACAGCTCCTTGGAGAAAACTACTCAGAAAGGGCATTTATAGAAGCTACACTCCTTGCAGACAAAATAGATATCACAGAAGAAGTAATAAGATTAAAAACCCATTTAGAAAGGTTTTACCAGCTAATCAAGTTAGATAAACCTATAGGTAGAAAGTTAGACTTTTTGTGTCAGGAGATGCACAGAGAGATAAACACTCTTGGAAACAAAATGCCAGACTTTAGCAATTACACTGTAGAGATGAAAACGCAACTGGAAAAAATCCGTCAACAAGTTCAGAATATAGAGTAG